The Proteiniborus ethanoligenes genome segment AGTTTGAAAAATATCGTGTCATTCAAGATACATTATATAAAAGTGATTTTGATAAATTGATGGAAGAAAGTATTAAAGAATTAGAGAAAAAAGATAAGTAGATAAATAAATTCATACTGTTTATTAATGAGAGTTGCCATAGGGTGGCTCTTTTTTAATGCTATTAAGGAGGTTATACTAATGGCAACAACCCGCTTAATTTCCATGCACAAAAACAAGGGAAAATCCGTAGCTGATTGTATTTCTGACCGTATAGATTATGCATTAAATCCCGATAAAACTAATGAGGGTAAATATGTTTCTTCCTATGAATGTGATCCAAAAACAGTAAAAGGAGAATTTATACTATCTAAGAAAATATATGCCAATATTACGGGCAGAGAGCAAGTAAATGATGTGATACTATATCAGATACGGCAATCATTTAAGCCGGGAGAAATATCACCAGAACTTGCTAATAAAATTGGCTATGAACTAGCCTTAAAATTTACCAAAGGGAATCATGCTTTTTTTGTAGCCACCCATATAGATAAGTCCCATATTCATAATCATATAATATATAATTCTACTTCTTTAGATTGTACAAGAAAATTCAGAGATTTTTTAGGCTCTGGTAAAGCTGTGGGGAAAATATCTGATCGACTTTGCCTTGAAAATGGACTATCTATTATTGAGAATCCAAAGCGTGGGAAAAACCATTATGGTAAATGGCTTGGAGATAAAAAGCCTATTACTCATTCACAAGATCTACGAAATACGATAGATGAAATACTCTCAAAAAAGCCTACAAATTTTGATGATTTTCTATTTCAAATGGAAGAAGCAGGCTACTCTATTAAACAAGGGAAACATCTTGCTTTTAAGAATAAACAGCAAAAGAGATTTATCCGTTTGCGTTCTCTTGGTGAAGGATATTTGGAGGAAGAAATTAAGGAAATAATTAAAGGTAAAATGCCTTATAGTAATAGAAAACAAGTAGCTAGCAAGCAACAATCCCCAGTCAATCTTTTGGTAGATATACAGTCAAAATTACAAGCAGAAAAGGGTGAAGGCTACCAACGATGGGCAAAGATTTTCAATCTAAAACAGATGGCACAGACTATTAACTTTTTAACAGAAAACAACCTTCTTGTATATGAGGATTTAGAGAAAAAAGCACAGCTTTCAACAGATAACTTTAATGAAATATCAGACCAGATTAAAAACATTGAAAATCGTATGAAGGAGATAGGTAATCTTAAAACCCATATAATAAGTTATTCAAAAACCCGTGATATTTATACTGCTTACCGTAAATCAGGATATTCCAAGAAATACTATGAAAAACATACTGCTGATTTAATTTTGCACAAGGCTGCAAAGGCTGCTTTTGATGAATTAGATACTAAGAAAATACCTACAGTAAAGGCTTTACAAAAGGAATATACAGAACTAATTTCTGAAAAAAGAAAAGTTTATACAAAGTATCATTCTATAAAAAAAGAAATGAAAAATATTCTGACTGCAAAGGCAAATGTTGACCGTCTTTTAGGAGGAGATTCAGTAGAAAAAGAGAAAGAAAAATCACAGAAACAGAGGTAAGATTTTATGAGTTTCAAGCTCCCAAAGGGAGCGTAGCCACACAATTTATTGTGTGTTCAATGGGGATTGGGGATACTCCCCAACAAGCAGATTTGGCAGAAATCCCGTAAGGGAATTTTATGCAAAATCGCAAGGTGTGTACCACCTTGCCCTGCTTGCCAATATTCTTTTACATTGATGAATGACGATAGATATAGTATAATTTTGGTATATATTGATTTAAAAATACTCTGAAAGAGGGATAAAGATAACTTGATTTTCGATAAGAGTAGGGGTGAAGAACATGGGATACCTAAATAAAAGAACTATATATAAATCAACAATTGTTACACTTCTGATTATTTTCACCATGGTATTAAGATTGCCTGGAGTAGTTCAAAGCCCTAGACTTATATATTTGAATAATGGTTTAATATATTCTCTTATTTATTTTGGTCTATTTATTAGCTGGGGTATATCCATTAAGGGAAGGATTATCCAAAAACAAGTTCTCAGGTTTCTCATAGCCATTGTAGCCTTGATGCTATTTTGGTTTATGGTTCGTACAATAAAATATATATATATTGAGGATAATTATGCCATAGAACGTTGGCTTTGGTATAGCTACTATATTCCCATGCTGCTAATTCCTCTTTTGACAATATTTATTGCCTTATCCCTTGGGAAGCTGGAGGATTATAGGCTCCCAAAATGGACAAGGCTAACCTACTTACCCACTATTATTCTTATCATATCTGTACTTACCAATGACTTCCATCAGCTGGTATTCAAATTTCCCCAGGGGCAAATTTGGACAGGTTCTGATTATCAGTACGGAATACTATATTGGCCTGTATGGCTATGGATGGTTCTACCTATACTTGTCTCCCTTATAATAACTATAGCAAAAAGTCAGGTACCCCATAGCAAGAAGATATTATGTCTACCTTTTATACCCTATATTGGAGGACTAATATATGGAGTTTTATATATAATGAAGATACCCCTTTTGAGAATAATTGCAGGAGATATGACAGCTATATTCTGCTTATTTACTATGGCCATCTATGAAAGCCTTATCCAGAGTGGCCTAATACGCTCTAATATTTATTATGAAGAATTATTTTATGCATCTGATTTAAAAGCAAAAATCATGAATAAGAACCATCAAATATTTTATGAAACTAGCTCAATGCCTGTGGAAATAAATGATAATATGCGAAAATCCACCTTTCCCATTTCCGGGGGGCAAATCCTTTGGTTGGAAGATGTTTCAGAAGTCAATAGACTAATCAAGGAAGTGGAAGAAATAAATCAAAGACTATCAGAGGAAAACAATCTACTTCAAGCTGAATTAGAATTAAGGGAAAGAAAAATAAAAATAGATGAAAAGATTAGGCTATATAATAAGATTATAAAAA includes the following:
- a CDS encoding relaxase/mobilization nuclease domain-containing protein translates to MATTRLISMHKNKGKSVADCISDRIDYALNPDKTNEGKYVSSYECDPKTVKGEFILSKKIYANITGREQVNDVILYQIRQSFKPGEISPELANKIGYELALKFTKGNHAFFVATHIDKSHIHNHIIYNSTSLDCTRKFRDFLGSGKAVGKISDRLCLENGLSIIENPKRGKNHYGKWLGDKKPITHSQDLRNTIDEILSKKPTNFDDFLFQMEEAGYSIKQGKHLAFKNKQQKRFIRLRSLGEGYLEEEIKEIIKGKMPYSNRKQVASKQQSPVNLLVDIQSKLQAEKGEGYQRWAKIFNLKQMAQTINFLTENNLLVYEDLEKKAQLSTDNFNEISDQIKNIENRMKEIGNLKTHIISYSKTRDIYTAYRKSGYSKKYYEKHTADLILHKAAKAAFDELDTKKIPTVKALQKEYTELISEKRKVYTKYHSIKKEMKNILTAKANVDRLLGGDSVEKEKEKSQKQR
- a CDS encoding histidine kinase N-terminal 7TM domain-containing protein, yielding MGYLNKRTIYKSTIVTLLIIFTMVLRLPGVVQSPRLIYLNNGLIYSLIYFGLFISWGISIKGRIIQKQVLRFLIAIVALMLFWFMVRTIKYIYIEDNYAIERWLWYSYYIPMLLIPLLTIFIALSLGKLEDYRLPKWTRLTYLPTIILIISVLTNDFHQLVFKFPQGQIWTGSDYQYGILYWPVWLWMVLPILVSLIITIAKSQVPHSKKILCLPFIPYIGGLIYGVLYIMKIPLLRIIAGDMTAIFCLFTMAIYESLIQSGLIRSNIYYEELFYASDLKAKIMNKNHQIFYETSSMPVEINDNMRKSTFPISGGQILWLEDVSEVNRLIKEVEEINQRLSEENNLLQAELELRERKIKIDEKIRLYNKIIKKIEPQLQLLDNILSKEVDDTGLLQERLVEICIIGTYIKRQSNLLILKEDKSIFSAKELEYCLRESMEAISQGKITASLKATCKGSIKAVNAVLIYDLYEDIIETILPSLEALFINLNISKGLVKLKLQIDADREEQALGKLNKKKLKSIEQLAKKGGYIKIEEEDGSLAIAIELPKAGEGVC